One genomic region from Thermoleptolyngbya sichuanensis A183 encodes:
- a CDS encoding ABC transporter ATP-binding protein produces the protein MTSIATTSPTLQVERPPDLQVTGMSKHFGTLIALDNVSLHLKPGSFHALLGENGAGKSTLVKCIMGFYSPTSGAVLIDSNPVKIANPRDAHHYGIGMVYQHFTSVPAMTVAENLVLSRYESKALINWKDELEELQAFMDASPFRVPIDVPIAQLAAGQKQKLEILKQLYLKSRILILDEPTSVLTPAEADEVLGLLREQVTDGKLSVLMISHKFREVMAFTDEITVLRKGKFAGSGLVKDLTVPEMAEMMMGEKKEPTPVNKVDDLEKVSVLEVRDLHANKDNGVEAVSGINLTVHSGEIVGIAGISGNGQRELVEVLAGQREPTSGKIWVNGEPYSATRAEMFKHKVFALPEEPLKNACVPHMSVAENMALRTFDRPPQAKGIMLILNAIRNMAVGLIHQFSVKTPSPETPVGNLSGGNVQRVVLARELSADHIKLLIAANPCFGLDFNAVDFIHTQIVDARNRGVAVLLVSEDLDELLKLSDRLIVISGGKFVYDSPTSEADFGAIGTSMAGH, from the coding sequence ATGACTTCCATCGCCACAACCAGCCCAACCCTCCAAGTCGAGCGTCCACCCGATCTCCAGGTCACAGGCATGTCCAAGCACTTTGGCACACTCATCGCGCTGGATAACGTATCGCTGCACCTAAAACCTGGCAGCTTTCACGCGCTGCTGGGCGAAAACGGCGCGGGCAAAAGCACCCTGGTCAAGTGCATCATGGGCTTTTATTCCCCCACCTCTGGGGCCGTGCTGATCGACAGCAACCCGGTAAAAATCGCCAATCCCCGCGATGCACACCACTACGGCATCGGCATGGTGTATCAGCATTTCACCTCCGTTCCTGCCATGACGGTCGCCGAAAACCTGGTTCTGTCTCGCTACGAAAGCAAGGCGCTAATCAACTGGAAGGATGAACTAGAGGAGCTTCAAGCCTTTATGGATGCTTCGCCCTTCCGCGTGCCGATCGACGTGCCGATCGCCCAACTTGCCGCCGGACAAAAACAAAAACTGGAAATTCTCAAGCAGCTTTACCTGAAGAGCCGCATCCTGATTCTAGATGAGCCGACTTCGGTGCTGACCCCTGCCGAGGCGGACGAAGTCCTGGGTCTGCTGCGCGAACAGGTCACCGATGGCAAGCTGAGCGTGCTGATGATTTCGCACAAATTCCGTGAGGTGATGGCCTTTACCGACGAGATTACAGTCCTACGCAAGGGCAAGTTTGCAGGCAGCGGCCTGGTGAAGGATCTGACCGTGCCAGAGATGGCAGAAATGATGATGGGCGAGAAAAAAGAGCCAACACCTGTTAACAAAGTTGACGACTTGGAAAAAGTCTCTGTGCTGGAAGTGCGGGATCTGCACGCCAACAAAGACAACGGCGTAGAGGCCGTTTCAGGCATAAACTTAACCGTTCATAGCGGCGAGATCGTCGGCATTGCAGGCATTTCGGGGAACGGTCAGCGGGAACTAGTAGAAGTGCTGGCAGGACAGCGCGAACCCACGTCTGGCAAGATTTGGGTCAACGGTGAACCCTACAGCGCGACCCGTGCTGAAATGTTCAAACACAAGGTTTTTGCCTTGCCGGAGGAACCTCTAAAGAACGCCTGCGTTCCACATATGAGCGTCGCGGAAAACATGGCTCTGCGAACGTTCGATCGCCCACCCCAGGCAAAAGGAATCATGCTGATCTTGAACGCGATTAGGAACATGGCAGTGGGGCTGATTCACCAGTTTTCCGTCAAAACGCCATCACCCGAAACGCCCGTCGGCAATCTCTCTGGCGGAAACGTGCAGCGTGTGGTTTTGGCACGAGAATTGTCTGCCGATCACATCAAGCTGCTAATTGCGGCAAACCCCTGCTTTGGTCTGGATTTTAACGCGGTGGACTTCATCCACACTCAGATCGTAGATGCCCGAAACCGTGGCGTGGCGGTGCTGCTGGTCAGTGAGGATCTGGATGAACTGCTGAAATTGAGCGATCGCCTCATCGTCATCAGCGGCGGCAAGTTTGTATACGACAGTCCAACGAGTGAAGCAGACTTTGGGGCGATCGGCACCAGCATGGCCGGCCATTAG
- a CDS encoding cysteine hydrolase family protein has protein sequence MDLTITALPYEYTLPDDLSKLALVIIDMQRDFMEPGGFGDALGNDVTRLQAIVPALKELLAAFRTLGLPVIHTIECHQPDLSDCPPAKLNRGKGSLKIGDEGPMGRILVLGEPGNGIIPDLAPLPGEIVISKPGKGAFYATPLGAILAERGITHLLMTGVTTEVCVQTTMREANDRGYECLMVEDCTESYFPEFKQATLEMVRAQGGIVGWTAPSANVLDTFAAFRASEASPV, from the coding sequence ATGGATCTAACCATCACAGCGCTTCCTTACGAATACACCCTGCCAGACGACCTGAGCAAACTGGCACTGGTCATCATCGACATGCAGCGTGACTTTATGGAACCAGGCGGCTTTGGCGATGCGCTAGGTAATGACGTAACGCGACTCCAGGCAATCGTTCCAGCGCTGAAGGAACTGCTGGCAGCGTTTCGGACACTGGGTTTGCCTGTAATCCACACGATCGAGTGCCATCAGCCCGATCTATCCGACTGCCCGCCTGCCAAGCTCAATCGGGGCAAAGGCTCACTGAAAATTGGCGACGAGGGCCCGATGGGGCGAATTCTCGTGCTGGGGGAACCGGGAAACGGCATTATTCCCGATTTGGCTCCGCTGCCGGGTGAAATCGTCATCTCTAAGCCAGGAAAAGGCGCATTTTACGCGACACCGCTGGGCGCAATTTTGGCAGAGCGCGGCATCACCCACTTATTGATGACGGGCGTGACCACTGAGGTGTGCGTGCAGACGACGATGCGCGAAGCCAACGATCGCGGCTATGAATGCCTGATGGTGGAAGATTGCACCGAGAGCTATTTTCCAGAATTTAAGCAGGCGACTCTGGAAATGGTGCGGGCGCAGGGCGGCATCGTCGGCTGGACGGCTCCCTCAGCAAACGTGCTGGACACATTCGCCGCATTCCGAGCGTCAGAGGCTTCTCCTGTCTGA